One region of Quercus lobata isolate SW786 chromosome 2, ValleyOak3.0 Primary Assembly, whole genome shotgun sequence genomic DNA includes:
- the LOC115974797 gene encoding spindle and kinetochore-associated protein 2 codes for MGHTINIEHHQATDGLVNLFTKASHDLTVVQHRLEKEFQQVYPDNANPMKLVSRIKKVQEDLLILKEQCRELLTAKQDLIDKARTTLVGNRTLLQQMQASVGIIPLVSNSDDPAFANFNQIVDEWAVQVRSRTGDEKLGSDSQDINELLFSAIV; via the exons atgggGCACACTATTAATATTGAACACCATCAAGCAACAGATGGGTTGGTGAATCTGTTCACAAAGGCGAGTCATGATCTCACAGTGGTTCAGCACCGGCTCGAAAAGGAGTTTCAACAAGTCTACCCTGACAAC GCAAACCCGATGAAGTTGGTGTCTAGGATAAAGAAAGTACAGGAAGATCTGTTGATCTTGAAAGAGCAGTGTCGCGAGCTTCTAACAGCCAAACAG GACTTAATTGATAAGGCTCGGACCACTCTTGTTGGGAACAGAACTTTGCTGCAGCAGATGCAAGCATCTGTGGGCATCATCCCCCTTGTCAGCAATTCTGATGATCCTGCATTTGCTAATTTCAACCAG ATTGTTGATGAGTGGGCGGTTCAAGTCAGATCAAGGACAG GTGATGAGAAGCTTGGATCGGATTCTCAGGATATTAATGAATTACTTTTCTCAGCTATAGTTTAA